The Salvelinus fontinalis isolate EN_2023a unplaced genomic scaffold, ASM2944872v1 scaffold_1867, whole genome shotgun sequence DNA window AGTATACAATGTCATTGTATTGGCTTATAGTGGATAAGGAGTATGCTAGGTTTATCTTCAGCATGACATTTCTTATTTTTAAATATCTGTTCTCATATTTCTCGGTAATTTGTTTGCATCTATGAACAATACCTATGTGAACTGCACCAATATGTTTCCAACAACAGCATTAGGTTCTTCCTGGTTGGCAGAAGAACTGTCTGCCGACATGTCATCAGCTTGTTGCAAATTCTCTGCACCCCGAAGTGGATGTGTGTCTACATGTCAAATAGACGAACACAATTCACTAAGCTGCTATCAAACACCAGCAATATGTTTATCACATCGGGTATATAGTCTATATGAAATATAACTAGCTACTAGCATGAAATATAGCAGGCTATCTTACCGGTTTATCGAGCGATTAGCCTGCCCCAGTCCTAGCTACTGCGTTTAATAACCTCTTCTAGAATTGGCAATCATATATTCCAGCTAACCACATTTCGCCCCGTGCTGCAAAATCGTATTTAGCACCCAGCATCGAAGATCTTTTGTAGAATTATGCGAATGCATTTGCGTTTCGATTCCGATTGGTATGTTTACATTCGTTTCCTGGTAGCAAAAAAAAACGTCACAGAGCACGTCATAATTCCAAGTCTCTCCCACTGATGTATGATGCCGCGTCAGCAACAAACATGTTCCAAAACAATTTACCTCCAGGCGTAAATTGGTTCCTTGAATTGAAAATGTATCTTATGTATTTGTTacaacatcatatttagctttTTAGTTAATAACAAAAATAATGAAATTTTCCTAGAATCATTAATGACATCTCCCCGagttccgacttcagtgcattccagacaactgggaactcgaacAAAAACGAGCTCCTACTGTGAAAAAATCGTTTAgaaggtcatccaactcggaaatcCATGGGGTGCGTTTGTACatttgctctggctatctactccgatttcagagcgctctcgtctgagtgtgccagagcgcagaataactgatgcatttacgaacgctcaacaccctgTTGAATATGCCGTGTCAGTAAACcttggcaaaaaagcgtaattaaattgttgccagcagcacagttagagtcaccaacgctctggataacatgaaaacagcctaaccagctctgctagagcAAGacaaatggtcagagtgaggtgttctctcgtttatgtctggaagtagctagcatgctagctaactttagccagttagcttgggtgcttgactgccgttgtgaggtcagaacgcttggatcaaccctactcctcggccagagcgtccagtgtgcgctctgaacgcccCGAGAGCAAAACGCTTTgcatttacgaatggacaatctgacaatgctctgaatttacaaacgcccaGAGTGCGCTCTCTGGCACTCCAAAGTGAATTTACTAACTCACCTCATGTCGgcaactctggcctctttctagagctcccaCTTTCCGACCCGAAGATCACttacgtcatgatttgacctattatttttccgagttcccatttgtcttgaaagcaccatatacAGTATGAACAGTCCCTCCTTGCCtggcaattaaaaaaaaaaaatacatcatGAAAAAAGTGCACAACAGGTAAATTACTGTATGGAATAAACATATCTAAATTACTTACGTTGTGACGGTGCTTTTTGAAGAGCAATTGTATTTACTTTAGGCCTATCACAAACAATCATCAGCCCTTATTATGACAATAATTCCAGACATTCCAGTGAGTCTGACTGAGGGATTGAAATAAATTGTCTCTACCTAATTCTTTCTTATTCAACACATTATGGAATAGGATAGGATAGCCCAATGCAAAACAAATAATCAAAGAGTTTCTTATTTTCTTTCAATGAATTTAAATGATTTAGTTGAATACATTTTTGTTAAACTTGTGGACATGTCAACTCTCTTCCACATATCAATGGTCCTCCACAATGGCTGTTTTACTGTATCATTCTACATAGCTGTTATAGGCTATCATCCTGGTTCAGTTCAATACCATGTGAAGGCTTTGGAGTTTGTAGACACGCCCCTACTCCCACTTCAACATTCTTTCCAAAGACCCTCTATCTGGGCAGCCAAAGGAACTGCTTCATTGACTCCTACCAGCTGTGTGGAAAAGCAGGATCTATTGCGTTAAAATAGTGGGTGAGTTGTAAGATTTATTTTGCATGCATAATTGAATGATTGTGCCAAATACATAGAGGATTCACAGGAATGATAGTGCTTACTCACTTTTTTCTTCTTGCATGCATGAATCCTTTTTCTCAAACAAATAAATTGCAAACTTTTGGATTTTAGCATATGCCTAAATAAAAGTTCAAGCTAAATAGCCTATAGGTCTGCATCTTCATGATTGTATTGCGTTGCGTTACTGCATTGTACATTACTGCACATAATCCATGGAGGAAATGTGCTTAATGGGAAAACACCTTAACGTCAATGTCTTGTGGATATCTAAAACAATCAATTATTATCTTGTTTTTCATACATTTGTGTAGATAGGCTATGACTGACTGCATAACTAAGCAAACAAATAGATGTTAGTATCCTAGGAGGAGTAGAATGTCTGCATTAGGATCAAGCCTCAGGCTCTCTAACAGAACAAAGACTTCATCTGTCTTGATTGGGACATATTGTGTTGAAGAGAGGCTCTGAGTAGCGGAAGATGTAAACACAGAGTCCACACCAGATTTAACAATGAGAGGGAGAgcggaagaaagagagagacaggaggagtgtgtgtgtgagagagagagaaagaaggagaaaagATGTGTTAGTTCATGCGTGAGAGTGAGTAAGAAAGagcgtgagagagaaagagagagctttgGCAATATTTACAAAATGTCCTGCCAATAAAGCATTTTGAATTTAAGAGAAAGTGAGTGAACATGGAAGAGGAGATGGTTGGAGGGACCACTCCAGGAAGACCAGTGGACTCAGAGTCCCAGAAACGAAGCTCCGAGGATGCGGTTCAGCAGGAGAGGGGCAAGTGGGCCAACAAGACTGAATTTCTGCTCTCCATGGCTGGTGAGATCATTGGCCTGGGCAACGTATGGCGCTTCCCTTATCTGTGCTACAAGAACGGAGGAGGTAAGTAAACCAGCACCTCCCCATCTATTGACTTTCAGAATACAGTAGGATTACACTATCATGGTCTGAAAGCACTGAAACCAATGAAGAGTTTGGTCATATTTACAGGATGTTGACCCATGTTCAGCCCTTTTTGGGATAGCCTGAACAGAGCAGGGAGAGTGTGTTGGcaagaatgctatttggccctaaacagagagtacacagtggcagaatacctgaccactgtgactgacccaaaattaaagaaagctttgactatgtacagattcagtgagcatagccttgctattgagaaaggcagtcgtaggcagacctggctctcaagagaagacaggctgtgtgcacactgcacacaaaatgaggtggaaactgagctgcacttcctaacctcctgccaaatatatgaccatgttagagacacatatttccctcagattacacagatccacaaagaattcgaaaacaaacccaattttgataaactcccatatctattgggtgaaataccagagtgtgcaatcacagcagcaagatttgtgacctgttgccacaagaaaagagcaaccagtgaagaacaaacgccATTGTAATTACagcccatatttatgcttatttattttaacttgtgtgctttaaccatttgtacattgttacaacattgtatatatataatataacatttgtaatgtctttattgttttgaaacttctgtatgtgtaacgtttactgttaatttgtattgtttatttcacttttgtataatatctacctcacttgctttggcaatgttaacacatgtttcccatgccaataaagccccttgaattgaattgagagagagaagaaatatagagagagagaagaaggagagagagagagagaagaaagagagagagaggagaaagagagagagaggagaaagagagagagagagaagaaagatgtTGCCCGAGGGAGTTGACTCTTGTGTCCGCTAACCCTGTGGGCGGAGCTTCACCTCTAATATTCTGTGAGCAACAAAAGATGTATGCATCCTAAAAAACAAGGATACCAGGCCTGCAATTGCTTTTGTGCAGCCTCTCTGTATTCACTGGAAAGTTCATTCATTTCCTTATGAAGGATGCCTATTCAGCTGTCAACTCTTTTCATGGACTCGTAGCTAAAGAACATGTTCTAACTACTGTACAGCAATACCACATCATCACACAACTGACATGTCAATAAGCATTTCCTTGGTCTATTCACACAAAATGTTTTGTCATTCATCTCAATGGCTTTATCTTTGTATCCTTCCTGCTGTTCTATTTTACTATTTACCATAGCAACACACCTTTCATACAGTAAACACTCTTCTTCATTGGTGTTTCTAACCCTCCACAGGTGTCTTCTTTATCCCGTACTTTGTGTTCCTCTTCTTCTGTGGTATCCCTGTGTTCTTCCTGGAGACGGCATTGGGCCAGTACACCAGCGAGGGCGGGGTCACAGCCTGGAGGAAGATATGTCCCATGTTCGAAGGTGATTACTCTGTCTGCTccttacattattacattatggGCCAGTTCCCCAGACACAGATTTAGCCTATGGTGAATCTTCCAGTcaggtcacccatgatacaagtcaCAGTTTGGTTCCAAAAGTAGCATGTTCGAATCCAGAAAGAAAGTgttttttgatatttttgttttaagtctaacccaaaccttaacccttaccttaagcatttggagttaatgcctaaccttaaaaatgCAGAGTTAATGCcaaaacttaaccttaaacacttaaaaatttgacgtttggaacatcttggaaatttgacgtttgaggaACATGGATGAATGTCTAGTTCTAACGTGAGACTTTGAGAGTTTGTAGGGTGTgcttcccgggtggcgcagtggtctagtgcactgcattgcagtgctagctgcgccatcagagtttctgggttcgcgcccaggctgggctgggttcgcgcccaggctctgtcgcagccggccgcaaccgggaggtccgtggggcgacgcacaattggcatagcgtcgtccgggttagggagggtttggccggtagggatatccttgtctcagtatgtaaaatgtaataaaatgtatgcactctactgtaagtcgctctggataagagcgtctgctaaatgactaaaatgtaaaaaaaatgtatatctttattAATATATGTCAAGTCCCCTGTTTTGGGGACATGCGTGGTTCTGGTATCGTTTCCGACTGACATTTTCACTGATAAATTGATCGGTGGACACCATAGGTTGAAATTGCTTGCATTGAGCAGTAGTCCCGATTCTCACGGACACAGGAGTATATGTGGGGTGTCCCTCCTACCATTTTATTCACTCTTCCGACTctccatcaactcctggctgaaccctacATCACAGCCACTAACGACGAATATGCCTGGAGTCCTTACATTGTAGCGCAGCGGGAGACAGTGGTTTCGTCGCTGTACCACATTCAGAGATCGATTTATCGACAGTGTATTAAAATAATTCATACATTTTAAACAAAAACCACTTTCTGCTTGTAACAGACGTACAAGATTAATATGAGTTGAAAGGCAAGTTCTAAACGAGCTCAGTGAGCCGTTCACAGCGATGGGGGGTAGACCTTTAGAAAATACGCACATTATCTCGAACACTTAACATACAAATATGTACAGttataaggaaggtgaaatcttataCTTAGTCGTTAAATATTTTTATTATACTATATTTCGAAAGCATGTATAATTTCAAGCCTTTATTCATGTCATTTCAAGCCTTATTCACAGTTctgttgaataggaaatacatAATATAAAATATTTCATAATTTCATATTTTCATGATATTTCtactgtgtacttgagcttgtaTCTTCAAAAGTGACTTCACCTCAGCAATGTATAACTATTCTTGccagaaaggtgagatttgaacctttcttggagtatgcagcattactagATATAGTTTATAGCCCTCTCATGATAATAATTACTTTTGGAGATTACGTAGATTACATTTTTGATTACATAACCGTTAAAATGGCTTTTTAGTGCAGGACTATCCATTATTTGTGTCTGGGAATCGGGCCTTGTGCCAGTTAAAACAGGGATTAAAATGTGTTGTTTCAGGCTAAACTCATGAGATGCTGCTGTATACAAAGACCTTgattgaaaacaaatacatttgacaGTTTCTATATGTAATAGTATTTTGCTAGGTACTaagcaggcttttgttccagtaCTAACACTCCTGATTCAACTTAACAAAGTCTCAATGAGATGTTTGTTTATTTAGGT harbors:
- the LOC129850189 gene encoding sodium- and chloride-dependent betaine transporter-like, which produces MEEEMVGGTTPGRPVDSESQKRSSEDAVQQERGKWANKTEFLLSMAGEIIGLGNVWRFPYLCYKNGGGVFFIPYFVFLFFCGIPVFFLETALGQYTSEGGVTAWRKICPMFEGVGIASQVIVAYLNIYYIVVLAWGLFYLFNSFRNPLPWSTCDNEWNTENCHNLSSMLLNPHLSQLDSDWSFLHNQTDYNDYNMLSNETMKITSPEEEFWA